A stretch of the Bacillus licheniformis DSM 13 = ATCC 14580 genome encodes the following:
- a CDS encoding ABC transporter ATP-binding protein has translation MSLLTVKELTGGYTRNPVLRDVSFAIEREQIVGLIGLNGAGKSTTIRHIIGLMEPHKGSVELNGKTFMDDPESYRSQFTFIPETPILYEELTLKEHLELTAMAYGLSKETFEKRLPPLLKEFRMEKRLKWFPAHFSKGMKQKVMIMCAFLVEPDLYIIDEPFLGLDPLAINALLERMNEAKKNGSAVLMSTHILATAERYCDSFIILHNGEVRAKGTLEELREQFSMEEASLDDLYLELTKEESYE, from the coding sequence ATGTCACTACTGACTGTTAAAGAGTTAACTGGAGGGTATACAAGAAACCCGGTGCTGCGCGATGTTTCATTTGCGATTGAACGGGAGCAGATCGTCGGGCTGATCGGTTTGAACGGAGCGGGGAAAAGCACGACGATCCGGCATATCATCGGCTTAATGGAACCGCACAAAGGATCTGTTGAATTGAACGGCAAAACGTTCATGGACGATCCGGAAAGCTACCGTTCCCAATTTACGTTTATTCCGGAAACGCCGATTTTATATGAAGAGCTGACATTGAAGGAGCATTTGGAGCTGACTGCGATGGCGTACGGGCTTTCGAAGGAAACGTTCGAGAAAAGGCTGCCGCCGCTTTTGAAGGAATTCAGAATGGAGAAGCGTCTGAAATGGTTCCCGGCCCATTTTTCAAAAGGAATGAAGCAGAAGGTTATGATCATGTGCGCTTTCCTTGTCGAACCTGACCTGTACATTATAGACGAACCGTTTCTCGGTCTTGATCCGCTGGCGATCAATGCCCTTCTCGAGCGGATGAATGAAGCGAAGAAAAACGGCTCGGCCGTTTTGATGTCGACGCATATTTTGGCAACGGCAGAGCGATATTGCGACTCCTTCATCATTCTCCATAACGGCGAAGTGCGGGCGAAAGGAACGCTTGAAGAGCTCAGAGAACAGTTTTCGATGGAAGAAGCGAGCCTCGATGACCTGTATCTTGAACTGACGAAGGAAGAGAGCTATGAATAG
- a CDS encoding ABC transporter permease, which yields MNSILGIWKTRIEEYVKETRSYLKYMLNDHLVIVMIFFLAGAASWYSKWLKEMPEGFPAYWVMAVIFSLILTGSYVRTLIKEADLVFLLPLEAKMGPYFQQAFRFSFLTQLFPLAAAALALAPLYFEASGKGFSAYLVLLIQLLVLKGWNTAMQWRMTFFGEKNMRVTDRFVRLLLNTIGIYFALESSYAFAAAVYLIMAALYVYFKVIDKKKSFKWELHIEDEIRRKQRFYRIANLFTDVPHLRKQAKRRAYLDWMLRFIPYEQSRTFTYMYGRAFIRSNDYFGIVVRLTVIFGIIIAYFSAYEWVSAALIVFTVFITGIQLTPLFDHFSHLPLQELYPVKAEEKRKSFFGLLHIVLSVQALVLSAAAGAMMQWTGMLAGLAGSALLIFVILKPYFSSRLKKSAKR from the coding sequence ATGAATAGCATTCTGGGGATTTGGAAGACAAGAATTGAGGAGTATGTCAAAGAAACAAGATCATATTTGAAATACATGCTGAATGACCACCTTGTCATCGTCATGATTTTTTTCCTCGCTGGAGCTGCGAGCTGGTACAGCAAATGGCTGAAAGAGATGCCCGAAGGTTTTCCAGCCTATTGGGTGATGGCCGTCATCTTTTCGCTCATTTTGACAGGCTCGTACGTCCGCACGCTGATTAAAGAAGCTGACCTTGTCTTTTTGCTGCCGCTTGAAGCAAAGATGGGGCCGTATTTTCAGCAGGCTTTCCGGTTTAGTTTTTTGACGCAGCTGTTTCCTCTGGCCGCCGCGGCCCTCGCTTTGGCGCCGCTGTATTTTGAAGCAAGCGGCAAGGGGTTTTCCGCGTACCTCGTCTTGCTGATTCAACTGCTCGTCTTAAAAGGATGGAACACGGCTATGCAATGGCGGATGACGTTTTTCGGCGAAAAAAACATGAGGGTTACCGACCGGTTTGTCAGACTGCTTCTCAACACGATCGGGATCTATTTCGCTTTAGAGTCTTCATACGCATTTGCCGCAGCTGTCTACCTGATCATGGCCGCACTGTATGTGTATTTTAAGGTGATCGATAAGAAAAAATCGTTTAAATGGGAACTGCATATTGAAGACGAAATCAGAAGAAAGCAGCGGTTCTACAGAATTGCGAACTTATTCACGGACGTTCCCCACCTTAGAAAACAGGCGAAAAGAAGAGCATATCTCGATTGGATGCTCCGGTTTATTCCGTATGAACAGAGCCGGACATTTACATATATGTACGGAAGGGCATTTATCAGATCAAACGACTATTTCGGCATCGTCGTCAGGCTGACCGTGATTTTTGGCATCATCATCGCTTATTTTTCGGCATATGAGTGGGTATCGGCCGCGCTCATCGTCTTCACCGTATTCATTACAGGAATTCAGCTGACGCCGCTGTTTGATCATTTTTCACACCTGCCACTGCAGGAGCTTTATCCCGTCAAAGCAGAAGAAAAACGGAAGAGCTTTTTCGGCCTGCTTCACATCGTTCTGAGCGTCCAGGCGCTTGTTTTGTCTGCCGCTGCCGGAGCCATGATGCAGTGGACCGGGATGCTCGCCGGACTGGCCGGATCCGCGCTGCTTATATTTGTGATTTTGAAGCCTTATTTCAGCAGCAGATTGAAGAAAAGTGCCAAGAGATAG
- a CDS encoding EcsC family protein, translating into MNENQLYLEEATRWKMKFLRKPSMAERMSKGVQSKINARIPAKVHKAITESIKKMVEATLLGSNLTTFDKKTGTLSLREKDELAQKTIAQYQKAAAVEGIGTGAGGIFLGLADFPLLLGIKMKCLFELASIYGYDIKEKEERMFLLYIFQLAFSGEAHRKEIFRMIEHWDTEKREIDWQAFQQEYRDYLDLVKLLQLVPGFGAVVGGTANYKLLGHLGETARHVFHLRLIHETAGY; encoded by the coding sequence ATGAATGAAAACCAGCTATATTTGGAGGAAGCGACCCGCTGGAAAATGAAGTTTCTCAGAAAGCCGTCGATGGCTGAGCGGATGTCGAAAGGGGTACAGTCGAAAATTAACGCCCGCATTCCCGCCAAAGTTCACAAGGCGATAACAGAAAGCATTAAAAAGATGGTCGAGGCTACTTTGCTCGGCTCAAATTTAACGACTTTTGACAAGAAAACAGGCACGCTTTCGCTAAGGGAAAAAGATGAGCTGGCTCAGAAGACAATCGCTCAATATCAAAAGGCGGCTGCTGTTGAAGGGATCGGAACAGGCGCGGGCGGGATTTTTCTCGGACTGGCGGACTTTCCGCTCTTGCTCGGCATTAAAATGAAATGCCTGTTTGAATTGGCGTCGATTTACGGATACGATATTAAGGAGAAAGAAGAACGGATGTTTCTTCTGTATATTTTTCAGCTCGCCTTTTCCGGAGAAGCGCACCGAAAAGAAATTTTCCGCATGATCGAACATTGGGATACCGAAAAGCGCGAAATCGATTGGCAGGCTTTTCAGCAGGAGTACCGGGACTATCTCGATCTTGTAAAGCTGCTTCAGCTTGTGCCCGGCTTCGGCGCGGTCGTAGGCGGAACGGCTAACTATAAGCTGCTTGGGCACCTTGGGGAAACAGCGAGGCACGTTTTCCATCTGAGATTGATTCATGAGACAGCCGGATATTGA
- a CDS encoding M20 family metallopeptidase, with the protein MVKLRRHFHQHPELSFQEKKTAAFIASYYEALGIPIRTNVGGGGVLAYIEGGSPGPVIALRADFDALPIHDEKDAPYRSTVPGVMHACGHDGHTATLLVLAKVLNEHADRLKGKIVFIHQHAEEYSPGGARPMIEDGCLDGVDVIFGTHLWATEPTGTVQYRTGPIMAAADRFTITIKGKGGHGAQPHKTKDAVLIGSQIVTSLQQIVSRRLDPTQPAVISTGSFVADNSFNVIADKAVLIGTARSFNEEIRTLIENEIEQVAKGICGMHGADCDYSFERGYPPVCNHPEETSFLAKIAKQTEGVEKVEESGMQMGGEDFAYYLQHVKGTFFFTGARPEDPEAVFPHHHPKFDIDEKAMLIAAKVLANAAVSYQEKEQAVRETPAMEQPK; encoded by the coding sequence ATGGTCAAATTGAGGCGCCATTTTCATCAGCACCCGGAGCTTTCTTTTCAAGAAAAGAAAACAGCCGCATTTATCGCCTCTTACTATGAAGCGCTCGGTATTCCTATCCGCACCAACGTAGGCGGAGGCGGAGTTCTCGCCTACATCGAAGGCGGATCTCCCGGCCCCGTCATTGCGCTTCGAGCCGATTTTGACGCGCTGCCCATTCATGATGAAAAAGACGCGCCTTACCGATCGACTGTGCCGGGAGTCATGCATGCCTGCGGACACGACGGGCACACGGCAACCCTGCTTGTCCTCGCTAAAGTTTTGAATGAGCACGCGGACCGTTTAAAAGGAAAGATCGTCTTCATTCATCAGCATGCCGAGGAGTATTCGCCGGGCGGAGCCAGGCCGATGATTGAAGACGGCTGCCTTGACGGGGTTGACGTGATTTTCGGGACCCATTTGTGGGCTACAGAGCCGACGGGAACAGTTCAATACCGGACAGGACCGATCATGGCCGCTGCAGACCGTTTTACGATTACGATTAAAGGCAAAGGGGGGCATGGCGCACAGCCTCATAAAACAAAAGACGCCGTGCTGATCGGATCGCAGATCGTCACTTCCCTCCAGCAGATTGTCAGCCGCAGGCTTGATCCGACTCAGCCGGCTGTCATTTCGACAGGTTCATTTGTTGCCGACAACTCCTTTAATGTAATCGCTGATAAAGCCGTTTTAATCGGAACGGCGCGTTCCTTCAATGAAGAAATCCGCACCTTGATTGAAAACGAAATTGAACAGGTTGCAAAAGGTATATGCGGCATGCATGGCGCTGACTGCGACTATTCCTTCGAAAGGGGCTATCCGCCTGTCTGCAACCACCCGGAAGAAACGTCTTTTCTCGCAAAAATCGCCAAACAGACGGAAGGCGTTGAAAAAGTTGAAGAAAGCGGCATGCAAATGGGCGGGGAAGATTTCGCTTACTACTTGCAGCACGTCAAAGGGACATTTTTCTTCACAGGCGCCCGTCCTGAAGATCCGGAGGCGGTGTTTCCCCATCACCATCCGAAGTTTGATATCGATGAAAAAGCGATGCTGATCGCAGCCAAAGTGCTGGCAAATGCCGCGGTCTCCTATCAGGAGAAAGAGCAGGCGGTCCGCGAAACGCCTGCAATGGAACAACCGAAATAG
- a CDS encoding antibiotic biosynthesis monooxygenase family protein — protein MNFYITYGTVDFLKKLAKQHGLENMLFMKSHDSAILFHETDGESVFHSPHRYEIIDQSGSLEHSGFTVLNNIPVTPEGRPLFEARFKNRAGKIENQPGFKALRVLRPKDSDTYIVLTLWDREQSFQDWKNSKSFSEAHQKKESSAGINQGGTIFSRPSYISSYHSVE, from the coding sequence TTGAATTTTTACATTACATACGGAACTGTCGATTTTTTAAAAAAGCTCGCCAAACAGCACGGTCTTGAAAACATGTTATTTATGAAAAGCCACGATTCCGCCATTCTCTTTCACGAAACCGACGGAGAAAGCGTCTTTCATTCTCCTCACCGCTACGAAATCATCGATCAGTCGGGATCTTTGGAACATTCCGGATTCACCGTCCTCAACAACATCCCTGTCACACCGGAAGGAAGGCCGCTTTTCGAAGCCCGTTTTAAAAACAGAGCCGGAAAAATCGAAAATCAGCCCGGCTTTAAAGCCCTCAGGGTGCTGAGGCCGAAAGACAGCGATACGTATATCGTATTGACACTGTGGGACAGAGAACAGTCATTTCAAGACTGGAAAAACTCCAAGTCGTTCAGCGAAGCCCACCAAAAGAAGGAATCTTCCGCAGGAATCAACCAAGGCGGAACGATTTTTTCCCGCCCATCCTATATTTCTTCGTATCATTCTGTCGAATAA